GCAATTTTATCTTCACTGAAAGAAATTCAAAAACAGAATTATCTTCTTGAAAAGCCAGTTATGATTAGAGTTGAGAGGTGATAATTATCGGTGTGTGCGTAAATATAGATATATAAAATTTCTGTATATTTATTTTTAGTGTCACCCCGCATTTATTGCGGGGTTAAACATAAAACAAGCTCAGAAGCTTGTTTAAAAACGCTTTCAACCATTAACCCCGTGACAAGCACGGGGTGACAATTTGAGATAAAGAACTTAAATCTATAGCCACCTAACAATACTATAATTATCACTCCCCAATCTCTTTTCTAAACTCAGATATTTCTTCAATAATTCCTTCATCAAGGCCATATTCTTTCATCTTACGATATAGAGTTGAACGACCTATTCCAAGCACTTTGGAAACTTTTGAAATATTATTATTATAAAAATGCAAAACCTGCTCAATGATATCTTTTTCATATTCAATCATTGATTTGAACTTGCCCGATCCATTACTTAGAGTTCCAACTATTTCTGAAATTTCTTGTTGCGGATTATTATTTGCAATAGAATTATTTGAACTAGAATTTTTTACATAATTATTGCTAATTGCACTTAATATTGTTTCAAAATCTTCAATTTTTAAGCGGTTTCCATCTGATAAAATTATTGCTCTAAAAATAGCATTTTCAAATTGCCTAATATTCCCCGGCCACCAATATTCTGAAAGAACATCAACTAATTTTGCATCACAATCTAAAATTTTTCTATTTTCTTTAGTGCAGATTTTATCAATAAAATGCTTGAGTAAAAGTGGAATATCCTCCCTCCTCTCTCTCAAAGCTGGCACTTGAACTGGATAAACATTTATACGATATAATAAATCCTCCCTAAACCTACCTTCCCTAACTTCCTCTTCAAGATTTTTATTTGTCGCAGAAATTACCCTAACATCAACCTTAATAGGGCTATTTGCACCAACTGGCTCAATTTCAAAATTTTGCAATACTCTGAGTAGCTTAGATTGAGCTTCTAAACTTAATTCCCCTATTTCATCTAGGAAGATTGTTCCGCCATCAGCCTCTCTGAATTTGCCAGCATTTTTATCAATCGCACCAGTAAATGAGCCTTTTTCATGACCAAAAAGCGTGCTTTCAATTAAATTTTGAGGAATTGCAGCACAATTAACCGCAATAAAAGGGGCGTTCTTTCT
The genomic region above belongs to Rickettsiales bacterium and contains:
- a CDS encoding sigma-54 dependent transcriptional regulator, giving the protein MSYHILVVDDDPFQLKTIQLTIQKILNYKVTAVNSGEEAIDLLLSPKGAEINLVILDMQMPKGLSGFDVLDKICPIKPDLPIIMNTAHADVSKAVEALKKGAIDFLDKKDGPERMKVSIENVRLLSGLNKQVKKLTSFANNKFDFTDIIGDSRAIKKAINVAYKACGSNIPVLISGENGCGKELFARAIHSNSLRKNAPFIAVNCAAIPQNLIESTLFGHEKGSFTGAIDKNAGKFREADGGTIFLDEIGELSLEAQSKLLRVLQNFEIEPVGANSPIKVDVRVISATNKNLEEEVREGRFREDLLYRINVYPVQVPALRERREDIPLLLKHFIDKICTKENRKILDCDAKLVDVLSEYWWPGNIRQFENAIFRAIILSDGNRLKIEDFETILSAISNNYVKNSSSNNSIANNNPQQEISEIVGTLSNGSGKFKSMIEYEKDIIEQVLHFYNNNISKVSKVLGIGRSTLYRKMKEYGLDEGIIEEISEFRKEIGE